The Verrucomicrobiota bacterium region CATCCCTGGCAGCGCGCCGGGGTAACCACGGTAATACGGATCAGTGAGTCACTTACCCCCAGGCGAATCTCGTCCCCGTTTTTTAAATCGTGCTCGGGCAGGATTAGATTCTTGGCGTCTTCCACTCGCGATCCCCGTTCGCGCTGGCCGATATTCTTGCCGTTGACATGGGTGCCGTTCATGCTGCCGAAATCCCGAATCCGGACGTCGGGCGGATTAATTTCCAGCAGGCAATGGTGGCGGGAGACCGTCTCATGCGCTTTATCGCTCGGCAACACCGGCACACAGTCCGGGCTGCGCCCCAGAATGCATGACGCTGGCTCATCGAACGCGAACTGTTGTCCAGTCAACGGGCCTTCCACAACTTTCAATATGACCTTTGCAGGCATAAACTTTATCCCACTGTAACCGCTTTCTTTCCCAAAGTCATCCGCGAAAAACAGATTTTAGCCACACCACCTCGATTGGAAAATTTCCAGACCAAAGCTTGCCCATTTGCCGAGGGGTTGGCACACTGCCCAGGCAATGCGCGAGACTTGGCGACAATGGGTGGAACAAGCGGAAACGTACGTACTGGAGGTCATCTTCGGCGAACGGCGTGACCGTTTGGCTTCCGCTGTGCGCGGGGCTCTCTTCGGCTTATCCAAAGTGTTCGAGGTGATCGTCAAAACCCGCCAATTTCTCTATAATGTAAGGATTTTTCGGGATACCACCCTGGGGGTGCAGGTAATCGCCATTGGCAATTTGTCCGTGGGCGGGACGGGCAAAACGCCGGTGGTCGAAAAGTTTGCCCGCGAATTGCGAGACCAGGGTCGTACGGTCGCCATTCTTTCCCGTGGGTACCGGTCCAAGCCGCCGCCATTGGCCAAGCGCTTGATGAATAAATTGCTATTTCAGGAGATTCATTCGCCCCCCCGGGTCGTTTCCGATGGCCGATCGCTGCTCTTGGATTCTGAAATGGCGGGAGACGAACCGTTTATGTTGGCCTCCAATCTCAAAGATGTGGTGGTGTTGGTGGACAAGGATCGCGTGAAGGCCGGGCGATATGCCATCGAAAAATTTGGGTGCGATACGCTGCTGTTGGATGATGGTTATCAGTATTGGAAGTTGCGCGGACGCCGTCATGACGTGGTGCTGGTGGATTGTCAGCAACCGTTTGGCAATGAGCACTTGTTGCCCCGCGGCACGCTGCGGGAGCCGCCCAAGCACCTGGCTCGCGCCAGCACCATCTTCATCACCAAGAGCGATGGTAACACGGCTGGCCTGCGCGCGCGCATCGCCAAGTTGAACCCCACCGCGCCGGTCATTGAATGCGTGCATCATCCGCTGTATTTCGAGGATGTCTATACCGGCGACCGGTTCGGGCTGGACCTGGTGCGCGGCAAAAAGGTCGCCTCGTTGAGCGGCATTGCCCAGCCGGAAAGCTTTGAAAACAGCCTGGTGCGGCTGCACGGGGAGTTGGTTTATTCCAAACGCTTTGCGGATCATCACCGCTTCACCCAGCAGGAAGTTCTCAACACCATCAATCGCGGTAAAAAACGGCAGGCCGAAATGATTATCACCACGCAGAAGGACGCGGTGCGCATTCCCAAACTGGACCGCCGCGATTTGCCGATGTATTTTGTGCGTGTGGAAATCAAAATCATTGCGGGTGCCAAAGACTTCAACGAGTGCGTGCGGCGCATCTGCTTCCGGTAAGCCATGGAAACCGTCCTCTACTGGCTGGCGCGCGGTTTGATTGCCTTGGTCGAGGCGCTGCCGCTGATCTGGGTGGCCCGGCTGGGCCGCTTGGGCGGCGGGTTGTTTTACTTCCTGGATGCCCGGCACCGTCGGGTGGCCGGGCGTAATCTCGCCCTATGTTTCCCGGAAAAATCCGCCGCCGAAGTCAAGGCCTTGGTGCGCGAAAACTTCCAGCGGATTGGCGAGAGCTTTATCTGCGCCATCAAGACTTCCACCATGTCCGCCGCCGCTCTGGAGCGGCATCTTGAGTTTGTTCGCGTCGAAACGCTGGTCCCGAAAGAAGCCGGCCCGGAACCGCACAGCCGGGTGGTGGCCATCGGCCATTTTGGCAACTTCGAGATTTACGCCCGCGCCGTCATGCGCCTGCCGCAATTCCAGTTCGCCACCACCTACCGGGCCTTGCGCCAGCCGGCGCTCAACCGCCTCATGCAATCCCTGCGCGAGCGCTCGGGCTGCCTCTTCTTTGAGCGGCGTCTGGATGGCGACGAATTGCGCGCCACCATGAAACGCAAAAACCTGCTGCTGGGTCTGCTTGCGGACCAGCATGGTGGCCAGCGCGGCTTGTGCCTGCCGTTTTTTGGACGCGACTGTTCCACCAACCCGGCTCCGGCGGTGCTGGCGTTGCGTTATAAACTGCCCCTCTACATGGGCTTCTGTTTTCGCCTGGCCCCCGCCCGCTGGCGTCTGGAAGTCGGTGCCGAAATCCCCACGCATGTGGATGGCAAACCGCGCCCGGTGGAGGACATCATGCTCGATGTGAACCGCGCCCTCGAAGCAGCCGTGCGGCGCGATCCAGCCAACTGGTTCTGGGTGCATAATCGGTGGAAAACGTTGGGCCGCAAACCGCGCCCGGAACATCCCCCTGAACCCAATGACGTCGGAGGTGAACCGTGAACACCGACCGTCTTTCCCGGGCCGGGCCAGAGCGCATTCTGGTGCGCGGCGTCAACTGGCTGGGCGACGCGGTGATGACCACGCCGGCCTTGCTGCGGTTGCGCGAGGCGTTTCCTCATGCGCATATTGCCCTGTTGACCCAGGATAAACTGGCCGACCTCTGGCAGGATCACCCAGCGGTGAACGAGGTGCTGACTTTTGGGGCGAAGGAATTTCCATGGAGCGTGGGGCAGCACCTGAAAGCACACCGGTTTGAGCTGGGGATTATTCTCCCCAATTCGCCGCGTTCTGCCATCGAGTTGTGGCTGGCAGAAATCCCCCGCCGCGTCGGGTATTCCCGGCCCTGGCGCAATGCGTTCCTGACCGAGGCGGTAACGGATCGGCCCGGCCATCTCACCATGCGCAAACGCACGCCGCAAGAAATCCAGGGACTCCTGGCGAGCGACGCGTCATCCAGCCAACCACCGGTTCTGTCGCTGAATACGCATCATATCCATCAATACCTGCACTTGGTGGGCGCGGTGGGGGCCAGTACCGCCCTCTGCGCGCCGCTCATCGCGGTGCGCGAGGAAGAGGTGATCAATTTCCAATACCGCATGGGCACCAAAGCGGGCGAAGCGGTGCTCGGCATGGTGCCGGGGGCGGAGTACGGACCGGCCAAACGCTGGCCGGCGGAACGATTTGTGGAAGTCGTCCGGCGGATGAACCAAACTAGGCCGTGTCGCTGGGTGATCTTTGGGGGGGGCGGCGACGCCGAAATTGCCGCGCAGATCGCCAGTCAATTGACTGCAAGCGGCGTCCATTGCGCAAATTTGGCGGGAGCCACCAGCCTGCGCGAGTTATGCGCGGGTTTAAAAACCTGCTGTGCTGTATTAACCAATGACACCGGTCCCATGCACGTCGCGGCGGCGGTGGGCACTCCGGTGGTAGCCCTGTTTGGCAGCACCAGTCCCGAGTTGACCGCTCCCGGTCTGCCCGGTGACACCCGCCATCGGTTGTTGCAGGGCCGCGTGGTCTGCT contains the following coding sequences:
- the waaF gene encoding lipopolysaccharide heptosyltransferase II; its protein translation is MNTDRLSRAGPERILVRGVNWLGDAVMTTPALLRLREAFPHAHIALLTQDKLADLWQDHPAVNEVLTFGAKEFPWSVGQHLKAHRFELGIILPNSPRSAIELWLAEIPRRVGYSRPWRNAFLTEAVTDRPGHLTMRKRTPQEIQGLLASDASSSQPPVLSLNTHHIHQYLHLVGAVGASTALCAPLIAVREEEVINFQYRMGTKAGEAVLGMVPGAEYGPAKRWPAERFVEVVRRMNQTRPCRWVIFGGGGDAEIAAQIASQLTASGVHCANLAGATSLRELCAGLKTCCAVLTNDTGPMHVAAAVGTPVVALFGSTSPELTAPGLPGDTRHRLLQGRVVCSPCFLRECPVDFRCMTSITVETVINALRELVF
- the lpxK gene encoding tetraacyldisaccharide 4'-kinase yields the protein MRETWRQWVEQAETYVLEVIFGERRDRLASAVRGALFGLSKVFEVIVKTRQFLYNVRIFRDTTLGVQVIAIGNLSVGGTGKTPVVEKFARELRDQGRTVAILSRGYRSKPPPLAKRLMNKLLFQEIHSPPRVVSDGRSLLLDSEMAGDEPFMLASNLKDVVVLVDKDRVKAGRYAIEKFGCDTLLLDDGYQYWKLRGRRHDVVLVDCQQPFGNEHLLPRGTLREPPKHLARASTIFITKSDGNTAGLRARIAKLNPTAPVIECVHHPLYFEDVYTGDRFGLDLVRGKKVASLSGIAQPESFENSLVRLHGELVYSKRFADHHRFTQQEVLNTINRGKKRQAEMIITTQKDAVRIPKLDRRDLPMYFVRVEIKIIAGAKDFNECVRRICFR